One Schistocerca cancellata isolate TAMUIC-IGC-003103 chromosome 1, iqSchCanc2.1, whole genome shotgun sequence genomic region harbors:
- the LOC126189554 gene encoding uncharacterized protein LOC126189554 gives MGDIALSFCKQMRTATRDVHAVSDALVNAKLAFALSDNTVWADGLLVFYEVFRFLEGAMDRHSVLAQLEVPGLRRREAFERDLARYLGEGWCGPNYQPRASVATYIHHLEKLEKEDPVLLSAYIYHLYMGLLSGGQILRRKRAFREKLLPAGWWHDADSDSVTDFHPQKPSALKKMLATAMEEFANGLTADMREKLIVESKNVFRMNNLIIRSVKGTTQVFLKKCVYAATFLFLIVLLYLYLFPRQGLQLK, from the exons ATGGGTGACATTGCTTTATCTTTCTGCAAGCAGATGCGAACAGCGACAAGAGATGTTCATGCAGTCAGTGATGCACTAGTGAATGCAAAACTTGCATTTG CACTGTCTGACAACACAGTCTGGGCAGATGGACTCCTTGTTTTCTACGAAGTGTTTCGATTCTTGGAAGGTGCAATGGATCGTCATTCGGTATTGGCGCAATTAGAGGTGCCTGGATTACGACGCCGAGAAGCATTCGAACGTGATCTTGCACGTTACCTTGGGGAAGGATGGTGTGGACCAAACTACCAACCACGAGCTAGTGTAGCAACATATATACATCATCTTGAAAAACTTGAGAAAGAAGATCCCGTTCTGCTTTCAGCTTATATATACCATCTTTACATGGGATTATTGTCTGGTGGTCAGATTCTAAGACGTAAACGTGCTTTTCGGGAAAAATTACTACCTGCAGGCTGGTGGCATGATGCAGACTCAGACTCTGTAACAGATTTCCATCCACAAAAGCCCTCGGCACTAAAAAAGATGTTAGCTACTGCAATGGAAGAATTTGCTAATGGTTTAACAGCAGACATGCGTGAGAAATTAATTGTGGAGAGCAAAAATGTATTTCGCATGAATAATCTAATTATTAGAAGTGTAAAAGGTACAAcacaagtatttctgaaaaagtgtGTTTATGCAGctactttcctttttttaattgtaCTGTTATATTTGTACCTGTTTCCAAGGCAAGGTCTGCAGCTGAAGTAA